In Penaeus chinensis breed Huanghai No. 1 chromosome 11, ASM1920278v2, whole genome shotgun sequence, a genomic segment contains:
- the LOC125030364 gene encoding vacuolar protein sorting-associated protein 72 homolog, which yields MAAARERRNNAGAKMSQLLDEEEEDDFYKTTYGGFSEEADDVDYQSEVEQDDEVDSDFSIDENDEPVSDQEEDNKEGKKKRGRLITKAYKEPKPVPKGPSVVKIKEKKSPKKQTVFDPAALEKKGIRKSTQLKSAETVKRQRERAEVERKRAMSKRDRAPSLPRLTQDELLEEAKITEEINLKSLEKYELAELDRKKPKVVRRGFTSSFIRYQSTAMPLIQEIKSSEDVEMEEPNVEVDITQDQIGTSMAPASVLVDDKENTLTKQNATEICERTFITFSDEGSYKRAFRKSKPKTVQKNICPITRFAARYFDPVTQLPYATLQAFRVLREAYYQQLEDKGDRNNKEVAKWLAWRREYKKVRASAQSIKPTVTTLQQSSAAVGPSIRTPTPNTPVQCTTIPQTVSYSSTGNGISTPTSAVTSVAAVAQILRSAVPASTALMVTTATPSTLPTTTTSLGSIAASSLHLGGRPIASTISASQPGGLASLQGQTVQLVQTVGRGVSSTGRPSHQMVVVTSASGTGGVQLVGSGTGANLLVQGGTGGTTNLLVQGGTATSVGNLQIVQASGGSGVQVVQASGGGNVQVVQASGGGNVQVVQGGRFTIRPVASQAFTNLQSLLK from the exons ATGGCGGCAGCACGTGAGCGCCGTAACAATGCTGGGGCAAAGATGTCCCAGCTactggatgaagaagaagaagacgattttTACAAGACCACATATGGAGGGTTTAGTGAAGAAGCAGATGACGTGGACTACCA gtCGGAAGTTGAACAGGATGATGAGGTAGACTCTGACTTCAGCATAGATGAAAATGACGAGCCAGTTTCTGAtcaagaagaagataataaggaAGGCAAGAAGAAACGAGGCAGACTTATAACCAAGGCATATAAG GAACCAAAACCGGTGCCAAAAGGACCAAGCGTAGTGAAGATCAAAGAGAAGAAGTCTCCAAAGAAACAGACTGTCTTTGACCCAGCAGCCTTAG agaaaaaagggataagaaaatCAACACAGTTAAAATCTGCTGAGACAGTGaaacgtcagagagagagagcagaagtggAGAGAAAGCGAGCAATGAGCAAAAGGGACAGGGCGCCCAGCCTGCCAAGATTGACACAAGACGAGTTGCTAGAGGAGGCCAAAATAACAGAGGAAATCAATCTCAAGTCATTAG agAAATATGAATTAGCGGAACTGGATCGAAAGAAACCCAAGGTTGTCCGTCGAGGATTTACAAGTTCGTTCATCCGATATCAATCCACTGCAATGCCATTGATTCAAGAAATAAAGTCTTCAGAAGATGTAGAAATGGAGGAACCAAATGTAGAAGTTGACATTACTCAA GACCAAATAGGTACCAGTATGGCACCTGCTTCTGTACTAGTGGATGACAAGGAAAACACGCTGACAAAACAAAATGCAACTGAAATATGTGAAAGAACATTTATAACCTTCTCAGATGAGGGGAGCTACAAGAGAGCTTTCAGAAAGTCCAAACCAAAAACTGTACAGAAGAATATTTGTCCCATCACTCG TTTTGCAGCAAGATACTTTGATCCTGTGACTCAGCTGCCATACGCAACCCTCCAAGCATTCCGTGTCCTTCGGGAAGCGTATTACCAACAGCTGGAAGATAAAGGTGACCGGAATAATAAGGAG GTTGCAAAATGGCTGGCTTGGCGACGTGAGTACAAAAAGGTCCGTGCTTCAGCTCAGAGCATCAAGCCTACGGTTACAACCCTCCAACAGTCATCGGCTGCTGTTGGTCCTTCCATTCGCACACCAACACCAAATACACCAGTTCAGTGTACAACAATTCCACAGACTGTATCTTACAGTTCTACAGGGAATGGGATATCGACACCTACTTCAGCAGTAACATCAGTAGCTGCAGTAGCTCAGATATTAAGATCAGCTGTGCCAGCTTCAACTGCACTTATGGTAACTACAGCTACACCAAGTACACTACCTACAACCACTACATCCCTTGGTTCAATTGCTGCTTCGTCACTGCACCTTGGTGGCAGGCCAATTGCATCTACTATATCTGCTTCACAACCAG GTGGGCTTGCTAGCCTTCAAGGGCAAACGGTTCAATTGGTTCAAACTGTAGGCAGAGGAGTGAGCAGTACTGGCCGTCCCAGCCACCAAATGGTAGTTGTAACTAGTGCTAGCGGCACTGGAGGAGTGCAGTTGGTGGGGAGTGGAACAGGTGCCAATCTTCTGGTCCAAGGTGGCACAGGAGGAACTACCAATCTTTTGGTTCAAGGTGGTACTGCAACCAGTGTAGGAAACCTCCAGATTGTGCAGGCTAGTGGAGGCAGTGGAGTTCAG GTTGTGCAGGCTAGTGGTGGAGGGAATGTTCAAGTTGTGCAAGCCAGTGGTGGAGGCAACGTCCAAGTTGTGCAAGGAGGACGCTTCACTATTCGACCTGTAGCAAGTCAGGCCTTCACTAATCTACAATCTCTTCTTAAGTAA